A region of Coleofasciculus chthonoplastes PCC 7420 DNA encodes the following proteins:
- a CDS encoding barstar family protein, with amino-acid sequence MEYEKVFQPEQPTFYVQVADESSLADLYLQLTSDYPQAAIRIVRGNKSKTLPDFFNEIGAALQFPYYFGENWDAFDECITDLSWIDGEAYLLMVNQANLLLQDATQNDFQILMQVLSDAHETWLTQPQIVNEAEQPTAFHVLFSCTDEHRSALTKRLTDSGVEFQVFDK; translated from the coding sequence ATGGAGTATGAAAAAGTTTTTCAACCGGAGCAACCGACATTCTATGTTCAAGTGGCAGATGAATCCTCCTTGGCTGACTTGTATCTTCAGTTAACGTCAGATTATCCACAGGCGGCGATTCGGATAGTTAGGGGCAACAAAAGTAAAACTTTGCCTGACTTTTTCAATGAAATAGGTGCAGCCCTTCAGTTTCCCTACTACTTTGGCGAAAACTGGGATGCTTTTGATGAATGCATTACGGATCTAAGTTGGATCGATGGGGAAGCTTATCTGTTGATGGTAAATCAGGCAAATCTGCTTTTACAAGATGCCACTCAAAACGATTTCCAGATCTTGATGCAAGTGTTATCGGATGCTCATGAGACATGGCTGACGCAACCTCAAATCGTCAACGAAGCCGAACAACCCACGGCGTTTCATGTTTTGTTCAGTTGTACGGATGAGCATCGTTCTGCCTTGACAAAACGATTGACTGATTCTGGGGTAGAGTTTCAGGTGTTTGATAAGTAG